A genome region from Triticum aestivum cultivar Chinese Spring chromosome 2B, IWGSC CS RefSeq v2.1, whole genome shotgun sequence includes the following:
- the LOC123042031 gene encoding nuclear poly(A) polymerase 4-like: MMLTPISLVGPTPADHESSSQLEILLREAGLYETSDELAAREDVLRDLQAIVDRWVKRVTAQRGFPDGMAEQATALLIPFGSYRLGVHGRGSDIDALVVGPSYIDRDHDFFAVLGGVLAETEAVTELQPVPRAHVPVIKMRFHGVQVDLLYASVCLPVVPRDLDLRDRSVFRGMDLASARSLNGVRVADELLRLVPDAGAFRTTLRCIKHWAKARGVYSNVMGFLGGVGWAILVARVCQLYPNASPSMLVPRFFKIFSQWKWPNPVLLRDIEHDDGGELALRLPVWDPRRNPRDKSHIMPVITPAYPCMNSCYNVSHATLRTITEQLQIGNGICQEILKAGPGGAGGWDALFQPFQFFKAYKSYLQVDVKVAGGEADLREWKGWVESRLRQLVNRVEVATAGMLLCHPNPKAYAGKPHDLHCTSTFFVGLSKPQPQQQQPQVPFDLRATTDGFKQEVYTYEFWRPGMELEVSHTRRKDLPSYVLDQILPAGHLKRRRAAESNSSPPLSSAPGDVKKVAAAGGTGSAPERKRRCCPSSNILPSASVQGVA, from the coding sequence ATGATGCTGACGCCGATCTCGCTGGTTGGCCCGACGCCGGCCGACCACGAGAGCTCCAGCCAGTTAGAGATTCTTCTCCGTGAGGCCGGCCTGTACGAGACCTCCGATGAGCTGGCGGCCCGCGAGGATGTGCTGCGCGATCTCCAGGCCATCGTCGACCGGTGGGTGAAGCGCGTCACCGCTCAGCGAGGGTTTCCCGACGGCATGGCTGAGCAGGCCACCGCCCTTCTGATTCCGTTCGGTTCGTATCGTCTCGGCGTGCACGGCCGCGGCTCCGACATCGACGCCCTCGTCGTCGGCCCCTCCTACATCGACCGCGACCACGACTTCTTCGCCGTGCTCGGCGGCGTATTGGCGGAGACGGAGGCCGTGACGGAGCTGCAGCCCGTGCCTCGCGCGCACGTGCCCGTCATCAAGATGCGATTCCACGGCGTGCAGGTGGACCTCCTCTACGCCAGCGTGTGCCTCCCCGTGGTGCCCAGGGACCTCGACCTGCGCGACCGCTCCGTTTTCCGCGGCATGGACCTGGCCTCCGCGCGCAGCCTCAACGGCGTGCGCGTCGCCGACGAGCTCCTGCGGCTCGTCCCGGACGCCGGCGCCTTCCGCACGACGCTGCGATGCATCAAGCACTGGGCCAAGGCGCGGGGCGTCTACTCCAACGTGATGGGATTCCTGGGCGGCGTGGGCTGGGCGATCCTGGTGGCGCGCGTGTGCCAGCTCTACCCCAACGCCTCGCCGAGCATGCTGGTGCCGCGCTTCTTCAAGATCTTCTCGCAGTGGAAGTGGCCCAACCCGGTTCTGCTACGGGACATCGAgcacgacgacggcggcgagctcgcgcTCCGGCTGCCCGTCTGGGACCCGCGGCGGAACCCGcgcgacaagagccacatcatgcCCGTCATCACGCCGGCCTACCCATGCATGAACTCGTGCTACAACGTCTCGCACGCCACCCTGCGGACCATCACGGAGCAGCTCCAGATCGGCAACGGCATCTGCCAGGAGATCCTCAAGGCCGGCCCCGGCGGCGCCGGCGGGTGGGACGCGCTGTTCCAGCCGTTCCAGTTCTTCAAGGCGTACAAGAGCTACCTGCAGGTGGACGTGAAGGTCGCCGGAGGGGAGGCCGACCTCCGGGAGTGGAAGGGGTGGGTGGAGTCGCGGCTGAGGCAGCTGGTGAACAGGGTTGAGGTGGCCACGGCCGGCATGCTGCTCTGCCATCCCAACCCGAAAGCCTACGCCGGCAAGCCCCATGATCTCCACTGCACGTCAACCTTCTTCGTGGGCCTGTCCAAGCCAcagccacagcagcagcagccccaGGTGCCGTTTGACTTACGAGCGACGACGGACGGATTCAAGCAGGAGGTGTACACGTACGAGTTCTGGAGGCCCGGGATGGAGCTGGAGGTCTCGCACACCCGGAGGAAGGACCTGCCGTCCTACGTGCTTGATCAGATCCTCCCAGCTGGGCATCTCAAGAGGAGGCGCGCCGCCGAGAGCAACTCTTCTCCTCCGCTGTCGTCTGCTCCCGGCGACGTCAAGAAGGTGGCGGCGGCAGGCGGAACCGGATCGGCGCCTGAGAGGAAGAGGCGGTGCTGTCCCAGCAGCAATATCCTCCCCAGCGCTTCGGTACAGGGCGTTGCGTGA